A region of Macadamia integrifolia cultivar HAES 741 unplaced genomic scaffold, SCU_Mint_v3 scaffold108, whole genome shotgun sequence DNA encodes the following proteins:
- the LOC122062589 gene encoding thioredoxin-like protein HCF164, chloroplastic, with product MARLASDFIGLHTLRLRLRPSLQLSQSLLLSQTSFRSLRRNNASRRLTCMTKTNPTETQTSEELPVEPDSVKNNDSQAASSSQSAGFSEFPNKNINRQIALASTIVAVGLFLSTRLDFGNVSLKDLSAAAIPYEEALSNGMPTVVEFYADWCEVCRELAPDVYKVEQQYKDRVNFVMLNVDNTKWEQELDEFGVEGIPHFAFLDRNGNEEGNVVGKLPRQYLIENVNALAKGEASIPHARVVGPYSSAEARKVHQVADPRSHG from the exons aTGGCGCGTTTAGCCTCCGACTTCATCGGCCTTCACACATTGCGATTGCGTTTGCGCCCATCTCTGCAACTTTCTCAATCATTGCTGCTCTCCCAAACTTCTTTTAGGTCTCTGCGTAGAAATAACGCCTCTCGAAGATTAACTTGTATGACGAAGACAAACCCAACAGAAACTCAGACGTCG GAAGAGCTGCCTGTTGAACCTGATTCAGTCAAGAATAATGACAGTCAAGCTGCCTCATCTTCCCAGAGTGCTGGATTCTCTGAATTTCCAAACAAAAATATCAACAGACAGATAGCTTTGGCTTCTACAATTGTAGCTGTAGGGCTTTTCTTGTCAACAAGACTTGATTTTGGCAATGTTTCCTTGAAGGACTTATCGGCAGCAGCCATACCCTATGAAGAG GCTCTATCAAATGGGATGCCCACCGTTGTAGAGTTCTATGCAGATTGGTGCGAAGTATGTAGAGAACTTGCTCCGGATGTCTATAAAGTTGAGCAGCAGTACAA GGACCGTGTGAATTTTGTTATGTTGAACGTTGACAACACAAAGTGGGAGCAGGAGCTTGATGAATTTGGTGTTGAGGGTATCCCACATTTTGCATTTCTAGATAGAAATGGGAATGAAGAGGGGAATGTTGTGGGGAAGCTTCCAAGACAGTATCTGATTGAGAATGTGAATGCCCTTGCAAAGGGAGAAGCTTCAATACCTCATGCTCGGGTCGTGGGACCGTACTCCAGTGCTGAGGCAAGGAAGGTGCACCAAGTTGCTGATCCTAGAAGCCATGGTTAG
- the LOC122062625 gene encoding uncharacterized protein LOC122062625 isoform X2 — translation MPVKRTRVARSSSLGEIGFFSQVRPIDAPTSMWEKNAAPSAAIKRPVQKFSKPSYVKPEKSCRKILTIASPVRDSSVENLEFCSDAKVGRFLEACYLCKKKLGESDEVFMYSCKCRDQQMALDREMEKFAGDSTENAVLRHWEQNLKGCFGGQKPQIEKDMAS, via the exons ATGCCGGTTAAACGAACGCGCGTTGCGAGGTCTTCAAGCTTGGGAGAGATCGGTTTTTTCAGCCAGGTGAGGCCGATTGATGCTCCGACATCTATGTGGGAAAAGAACGCAGCTCCGTCAGCTGCCATTAAAAGACCGGTTCAGAAGTTCTCGAAGCCGTCATATGTGAAACCAGAGAAATCTTGCCGAAAGATTCTGACGATTGCATCTCCGGTTCGGGATTCGAGCGTGGAGAATCTTGAGTTTTGCTCTGATGCCAAGGTTGGCAGGTTTCTTGAGGCATGCTATCTTTGCAAGAAGAAGCTTGGCGAGAGTGATGAAGTTTTCATGTACAG CTGCAAATGTCGAGATCAACAGATGGCTTTAGACagagaaatggagaaatttGCTGGAGATTCAACGGAAAATGCAGTTTTGAGACATTGGGAGCAGAACTTGAAGGGCTGTTTTGGTGGTCAAAAGCCTCAAATTGAGAAGGATATGGCTTCTTAG
- the LOC122062628 gene encoding vicilin Jug r 6.0101-like: MTYFFKAKFLLLLFFLSLLSANLILAFEREDLELQRCQHQCKHQEKFDERQQRECEQRCEDYLEEKQRRQHVEQRREQGYQEEEDGKQYRDNPYLFDEQSWRTVIEEEGGSTKVLERFTRKSNLLRGIDNFRVSLYEANPRTFSLPNHWDAESVSFVTNGYGTITLVKNNNRETFNIKRGDILRIPAGTIVYLVNKDKQEKLQIIDAFSIPGHFETFFGLGGKENPESYFRAFNTEILAAAFNVHSREKVERLFGERKKGVFLRASEKQIRELTKHASSEGGIWPFRGGGRPRGPFNLFDQRPSTSNNFGELYEAKPHEFKQLPELDVGVSFANISRGAMAGPYFNTRAVKVAVVVDGTGWFEMACPHYHPSTSQSFEEQGRSRLQEEEEEEREGESGPQYQKIRGQLSPGTVFVTLVGHPLVVLASNDENLQLVCFEINAEHNERIQLAGKENVIQQLEKEAKELSFGVPEKQVDEVFNSQKESFFFPGPHHRHGGGHAST, translated from the exons ATGACGTATTTTTTCAAAGCCAAGTTTCTTTTACTTCTATTTTTCCTATCCCTTCTATCTGCAAACTTGATTCTAGCCTTCGAAAGAGAAGATCTAGAGCTTCAGAGGTGCCAGCACCAATGCAAGCATCAAGAGAAGTTCGACGAGAGACAACAGAGAGAATGTGAGCAAAGGTGCGAAGACTACCTCGAGGAGAAACAGAGGCGACAGCATGTAGAACAGCGACGCGAACAAGgataccaagaagaagaagacggaaAGCAGTACAGGGATAATCCTTACTTGTTTGATGAGCAGAGCTGGAGGACTGTCATCGAAGAAGAAGGAGGCAGTACTAAGGTCCTAGAAAGGTTTACCAGGAAGTCTAATCTCTTACGTGGGATTGATAATTTTCGGGTTTCATTATACGAGGCAAACCCTAGGACCTTCTCGTTGCCTAACCATTGGGATGCTGAGAGTGTCTCCTTCGTTACTAATG GATATGGGACGATCACCCTTGTGAAGAATAATAACAGAGAGACATTCAATATTAAACGTGGAGATATCTTAAGGATCCCTGCTGGTACCATTGTCTACTTGGTCAACAAAGACAAACAAGAGAAGCTCCAAATCATAGATGCCTTCTCCATTCCAGGTCACTTTGAG ACATTTTTCGGCCTAGGAGGGAAAGAAAATCCGGAATCATATTTCAGGGCATTCAACACTGAAATTCTTGCAGCTGCTTTTAATGTACATAGCAGGGAGAAGGTGGAGAGGTTGTTcggggaaagaaagaagggagtGTTTTTGAGAGCTTCAGAGAAGCAGATCAGGGAATTGACCAAACATGCATCGTCTGAAGGAGGGATTTGGCCTTTTAGAGGAGGAGGTAGACCGAGAGGGCCCTTTAACCTGTTCGACCAACGGCCCTCCACTTCCAATAATTTCGGAGAGCTCTACGAGGCTAAGCCTCACGAGTTCAAGCAGCTCCCGGAGCTTGATGTTGGGGTTTCCTTTGCCAACATCTCCCGT GGAGCAATGGCTGGACCGTATTTCAACACTAGAGCAGTGAAGGTAGCAGTGGTGGTGGACGGAACAGGCTGGTTCGAGATGGCGTGTCCCCACTACCATCCTTCAACTTCACAATCGTTCGAGGAACAGGGGCGAAGCCGACTccaggaggaggaagaagaagagagggagggagagagtggGCCCCAATATCAGAAGATTAGGGGACAACTGTCGCCTGGTACAGTGTTTGTTACACTGGTTGGTCATCCCTTGGTGGTGTTAGCATCGAACGATGAGAATCTCCAGCTCGTCTGCTTTGAGATCAACGCTGAACATAACGAGAGGATCCAACTTGCAGGAAAGGAAAACGTAATACAGCAGTTGGAGAAGGAAGCAAAGGAGTTGTCCTTCGGAGTGCCGGAGAAACAGGTAGACGAGGTCTTCAACAGTCAAAAggaatctttcttcttccctggaCCCCACCATCGCCATGGTGGAGGTCACGCTTCCACGTGA
- the LOC122062625 gene encoding uncharacterized protein LOC122062625 isoform X1, translating to MPVKRTRVARSSSLGEIGFFSQVRPIDAPTSMWEKNAAPSAAIKRPVQKFSKPSYVKPEKSCRKILTIASPVRDSSVENLEFCSDAKVGRFLEACYLCKKKLGESDEVFMYSYLRAFCSCKCRDQQMALDREMEKFAGDSTENAVLRHWEQNLKGCFGGQKPQIEKDMAS from the exons ATGCCGGTTAAACGAACGCGCGTTGCGAGGTCTTCAAGCTTGGGAGAGATCGGTTTTTTCAGCCAGGTGAGGCCGATTGATGCTCCGACATCTATGTGGGAAAAGAACGCAGCTCCGTCAGCTGCCATTAAAAGACCGGTTCAGAAGTTCTCGAAGCCGTCATATGTGAAACCAGAGAAATCTTGCCGAAAGATTCTGACGATTGCATCTCCGGTTCGGGATTCGAGCGTGGAGAATCTTGAGTTTTGCTCTGATGCCAAGGTTGGCAGGTTTCTTGAGGCATGCTATCTTTGCAAGAAGAAGCTTGGCGAGAGTGATGAAGTTTTCATGTACAG TTACTTGCGTGCATTTTGTAGCTGCAAATGTCGAGATCAACAGATGGCTTTAGACagagaaatggagaaatttGCTGGAGATTCAACGGAAAATGCAGTTTTGAGACATTGGGAGCAGAACTTGAAGGGCTGTTTTGGTGGTCAAAAGCCTCAAATTGAGAAGGATATGGCTTCTTAG